In a single window of the Zea mays cultivar B73 chromosome 5, Zm-B73-REFERENCE-NAM-5.0, whole genome shotgun sequence genome:
- the LOC100383950 gene encoding Abscisic acid receptor PYL9-like, giving the protein MEPHMESALRQGLSEAEQRELEGVVRAHHTFPGRAPGTCTSLVTQRVDAPLAAVWPIVRGFGSPQRYKHFIKSCDLKAGDGATVGSVREVTVVSGLPASTSTERLEILDDHRHILSFRVVGGDHRLRNYRSVTSVTEFQPGPYCVVLESYVVDVPDGNTEEDTRMFTDTVVKLNLQKLAAIATSSSAN; this is encoded by the coding sequence ATGGAGCCTCACATGGAGAGCGCGCTGCGGCAGGGCCTGTCGGAGGCGGAGCAGCGGGAGCTGGAGGGCGTGGTGCGCGCGCACCACACGTTCCCGGGGCGCGCGCCGGGGACGTGCACGTCGCTGGTGACGCAGCGCGTGGACGCGCCGCTGGCCGCCGTGTGGCCCATCGTGCGCGGCTTCGGCAGCCCGCAGCGGTACAAGCACTTCATCAAGTCGTGCGACCTCAAGGCCGGCGACGGCGCCACCGTGGGCAGCGTCCGCGAGGTCACCGTCGTCTCGGGCCTCCCGGCCTCCACCAGCACCGAGCGCCTCGAGATCCTCGACGACCACCGCCACATCCTCAGCTTCCGCGTCGTCGGCGGCGACCACCGCCTCCGCAACTACCGCTCCGTCACCTCCGTCACCGAGTTCCAGCCGGGCCCCTACTGCGTCGTCCTCGAGTCCTACGTCGTCGACGTCCCCGACGGCAACACCGAGGAGGACACGCGCATGTTCACCGACACCGTCGTCAAGCTCAACCTCCAGAAGCTCGCCGCCATCGCCACCTCTTCATCGGCCAATTAa